In Streptomyces violaceusniger Tu 4113, one DNA window encodes the following:
- a CDS encoding HAMP domain-containing protein, producing the protein MSLLGGIRPPIAVLSVLLLSLAGITALTLGKPDNALVPKAVLTSQQYVAEDGAIALRASLDESVTDLTSTATLFNEGRPVSADTVLDKVGKVYQKWRGTAVIEIKSGKMLAARGENVPLTAIDLTKLSRSDGLDPRMVRLENGQTRLIIVALLSWKGQPQQLLVASSTLSFPGVDLGPGRAIGVVDSTGHLLSSHGALESERARKQLTSFAKTAARKGRQHPVKAKEPGAGGYTGVSGHLAGGAAKEVRTVGGYATLAAPQAGGATTASSLGLTVVTEVDVSAKVSQITRPAFGVAAAGALLVIGGLAVVVLLGTVQRPLIRLFLESRRLTRGDLARPVSVPRAGEAARVGAALERLRGQLQGEPADVEGPAVRKGLGARALLAVCAVLLLVWSVPLMLLLNRADSAVKVPVQIVHDQNSRTITLSDRVRRALNEGHADLSAVAALIGDRTTPEDMKQVLERTMQDHDRYESVYVLGADGEILARAGHSPHHADGKGPSKQALEVTGEGRKKPVVTATAQAPGRGGAAVVGEFRIEFVNALLGRQGMGEVRVVDTKGRVIGGDSGYIAFEKAPSHLSSLLATKRAHATVQRGGTVRVAAVAPFSGGGAAKSLQWSLASWQPAAGLAIPEYSLQNRTVLAGLLGLTAAAACLGWLHIVVVRPLRALAQLAEALAAGDRKTVLFPRHHDEVGAVVRSLELIRQQLQEQPRKRDGGSRTPAGVGRN; encoded by the coding sequence ATGTCGCTTCTGGGGGGTATTCGGCCCCCCATAGCGGTGCTGTCGGTTCTGCTCCTCTCCCTCGCGGGAATCACCGCCCTCACCTTGGGCAAACCGGACAACGCCCTGGTCCCCAAGGCGGTCCTGACCTCGCAGCAGTACGTCGCCGAAGACGGCGCCATCGCGCTGCGGGCGTCACTGGACGAGTCGGTCACCGATCTCACCAGCACCGCGACCCTCTTCAACGAGGGCCGACCGGTCTCCGCCGACACCGTCCTCGACAAGGTCGGCAAGGTCTACCAGAAGTGGCGCGGCACCGCCGTCATCGAGATCAAATCGGGCAAGATGCTCGCCGCCCGCGGCGAGAACGTCCCGCTGACCGCGATCGATCTCACCAAGCTCTCCCGCAGCGACGGGCTGGACCCGCGCATGGTGCGCCTGGAGAACGGCCAGACCCGGCTGATCATCGTCGCCCTGCTGTCCTGGAAGGGCCAGCCGCAGCAACTGCTCGTCGCCTCCAGCACCCTCAGCTTCCCCGGCGTCGACCTCGGCCCGGGCCGTGCCATCGGCGTCGTCGACTCCACCGGCCATCTGCTCTCCAGCCACGGCGCCCTGGAGAGCGAGCGGGCGCGGAAGCAGCTCACCTCGTTCGCCAAGACCGCCGCGCGCAAGGGCCGGCAGCACCCCGTCAAGGCCAAGGAGCCCGGCGCGGGCGGCTACACCGGCGTCAGCGGCCACCTCGCCGGGGGCGCCGCCAAGGAGGTCCGCACCGTCGGCGGCTACGCCACGCTCGCAGCCCCCCAGGCCGGTGGTGCCACCACCGCCAGCAGCCTCGGCCTGACCGTCGTCACCGAGGTCGACGTCTCCGCCAAGGTCTCCCAGATCACCCGCCCCGCCTTCGGCGTGGCCGCCGCCGGCGCCCTGCTGGTCATCGGCGGGCTCGCGGTGGTCGTGCTGCTGGGCACCGTGCAGCGCCCGCTGATCCGGCTGTTCCTGGAGAGCCGCCGCCTCACCCGCGGCGACCTGGCCCGCCCGGTGAGCGTGCCGAGGGCCGGGGAGGCCGCCCGGGTGGGCGCCGCCCTGGAGCGGCTGCGCGGGCAACTCCAGGGCGAGCCCGCGGACGTCGAGGGCCCGGCCGTGCGCAAGGGCCTGGGCGCCCGCGCCCTGCTCGCCGTCTGCGCCGTCCTGCTGCTCGTCTGGTCGGTCCCGCTGATGCTGCTGCTCAACCGCGCCGACTCCGCCGTCAAGGTCCCGGTCCAGATCGTTCACGACCAGAACTCCCGCACCATCACCCTCAGCGACCGGGTCCGCCGCGCGCTCAACGAGGGCCATGCGGATCTGTCCGCGGTCGCGGCCCTGATCGGGGACCGCACCACGCCCGAGGACATGAAGCAGGTGCTGGAGCGCACCATGCAGGACCACGACCGCTATGAGTCGGTGTACGTCCTCGGCGCCGACGGCGAGATCCTCGCGCGGGCCGGCCACTCCCCGCACCACGCGGACGGCAAGGGCCCCTCGAAGCAGGCCCTCGAGGTGACCGGCGAGGGGCGCAAGAAGCCCGTCGTCACCGCCACCGCCCAGGCACCCGGCCGGGGCGGCGCCGCCGTCGTCGGCGAGTTCCGCATCGAGTTCGTCAACGCGCTGCTGGGCCGCCAGGGCATGGGAGAGGTCCGTGTCGTGGACACCAAGGGCCGGGTCATCGGCGGCGACTCCGGCTATATCGCCTTCGAGAAGGCGCCCTCGCACCTGAGCTCGCTGCTCGCCACCAAGCGGGCGCACGCCACCGTCCAGCGCGGCGGCACGGTGCGGGTCGCGGCCGTCGCGCCGTTCAGCGGCGGCGGTGCGGCCAAGTCGCTCCAGTGGTCCCTGGCGAGCTGGCAGCCCGCCGCCGGCCTGGCGATCCCCGAGTACAGCCTGCAGAACCGGACCGTACTGGCCGGACTGCTCGGGCTGACCGCCGCGGCCGCCTGCCTAGGCTGGCTGCACATCGTCGTCGTACGGCCGCTGCGCGCCCTGGCCCAGCTGGCCGAGGCGCTCGCCGCCGGAGACCGCAAGACCGTGCTGTTCCCGCGCCACCACGACGAGGTCGGCGCCGTCGTCCGCAGCCTGGAGCTGATCCGGCAGCAGCTCCAGGAGCAGCCCCGCAAACGGGACGGCGGCAGCCGGACCCCCGCCGGAGTCGGAAGGAACTGA
- the pgsB gene encoding poly-gamma-glutamate synthase PgsB: MLFLYTVLVVCEAVLLIAGIVEQRRHQTNLDMIPTRVLVNGIRGKSSITRLCAGALRGGGLTTVAKTTGTAARFIHPDATEEPVYRKFGIANVVEQIGIVRRAAAYNPEALVIECMAVMPALQEINQSKLIRSTIGVLCNVREDHLAEMGPTLDDVARSLCRSMPENGICVTAEQDRFDILQEEADARNCQLIYADPDTVSDEELRGFSWFTFKENVAIALTVAELVGVDRETALKGMYDAPPDPGVLSVERYATEDGKKLRFANVFAANDPESTLMNINQLLDLGAVHRPLNVVINCRPDRVERNGQMGEIIPDLDPEQVFVIGHPAKSAIDAIPAEYRGRAVDLGGDRRDPEEFMAELLGHLGADSSLVAIGNIHGQGELLLEHLAELPADDSADEVPAAAAAPSAPAADERHVEYVDTMQLYAPRLDPYQRYPEAYESRYAPQAQVPHQRTSEQPYPRQTYGQDSREPWPAVIPAPGSPPVVSTPESPQPRGLFEPRVPPAPPADDSQQGQNPGEQHR, encoded by the coding sequence GTGCTCTTCCTCTACACCGTGCTCGTGGTGTGCGAGGCCGTCCTGCTGATCGCCGGCATCGTCGAACAGCGGCGGCACCAGACCAACCTCGACATGATCCCCACCCGGGTCCTGGTCAACGGCATCCGCGGCAAGTCCTCCATCACCCGGCTGTGCGCGGGCGCCCTGCGCGGCGGCGGGCTGACCACCGTCGCCAAGACCACCGGTACGGCGGCCCGCTTCATCCACCCGGACGCCACCGAGGAACCCGTCTACCGCAAGTTCGGCATCGCCAACGTCGTCGAGCAGATCGGCATCGTGCGCCGCGCCGCCGCCTACAACCCGGAGGCGCTCGTCATCGAGTGCATGGCGGTCATGCCGGCGCTCCAGGAGATCAACCAGTCCAAGCTGATCCGCTCCACGATCGGCGTGCTGTGCAACGTCCGCGAGGACCACCTGGCCGAAATGGGCCCGACGCTGGACGACGTGGCGCGCTCCCTGTGCCGGTCCATGCCCGAGAACGGCATCTGCGTCACCGCCGAGCAGGACCGCTTCGACATCCTCCAGGAGGAGGCGGACGCCCGGAACTGCCAGTTGATCTACGCCGACCCCGATACGGTCAGCGACGAGGAGCTGCGCGGCTTCAGCTGGTTCACCTTCAAGGAGAACGTGGCCATCGCGCTCACCGTCGCCGAGCTGGTGGGCGTCGACCGCGAGACCGCCCTCAAGGGCATGTACGACGCCCCGCCGGACCCCGGTGTGCTCTCCGTCGAGCGGTACGCCACCGAGGACGGCAAGAAGCTGCGGTTCGCCAACGTCTTCGCGGCCAACGACCCCGAGTCGACGCTGATGAACATCAACCAGCTTCTCGACCTCGGCGCCGTCCACCGCCCGCTCAACGTCGTCATCAACTGCCGCCCCGACCGCGTCGAGCGCAATGGCCAGATGGGCGAGATCATCCCCGACCTCGACCCCGAGCAGGTCTTCGTCATCGGGCATCCGGCCAAGTCCGCCATCGACGCCATCCCGGCCGAGTACCGGGGCCGGGCGGTGGACCTCGGCGGCGACCGCCGGGACCCCGAGGAGTTCATGGCCGAGCTGCTCGGCCATCTCGGCGCCGACTCCTCCCTGGTCGCCATCGGCAACATCCACGGCCAGGGCGAGCTCCTCCTGGAGCACCTCGCCGAGCTGCCGGCCGACGACAGCGCCGACGAGGTACCGGCGGCAGCGGCGGCCCCGTCGGCCCCGGCGGCCGACGAGCGCCATGTCGAGTACGTGGACACGATGCAGCTCTACGCGCCCCGCCTGGACCCCTACCAGCGGTACCCGGAGGCGTACGAGAGCCGGTACGCGCCCCAGGCGCAGGTGCCGCATCAGCGCACCTCCGAGCAGCCGTACCCGCGGCAGACCTACGGCCAGGACTCCCGGGAGCCCTGGCCCGCGGTGATACCCGCCCCCGGATCCCCGCCGGTGGTATCCACCCCCGAATCCCCGCAGCCCCGCGGCCTGTTCGAGCCGCGCGTCCCGCCCGCCCCGCCCGCCGACGACTCCCAGCAGGGGCAGAACCCAGGAGAGCAGCACCGTTGA
- a CDS encoding poly-gamma-glutamate biosynthesis protein PgsC/CapC: MIPAVLTPEIAAIGIAIGLLFSLVCYLTTNLSPGGMITPGWLALTLVEDLQRAAMVVGVTVLTYVGTLLMQKFVILYGKRLFAAVVLLGVTLQATVMIILSLEFPLMYANQTLGFIVPGLIAYQLVRQPRGATLLSTGSVTLMAYVVLTAGILLGVMPSA; the protein is encoded by the coding sequence TTGATCCCCGCCGTCCTCACCCCTGAGATCGCCGCCATCGGCATCGCGATCGGGCTGCTCTTCTCGCTGGTCTGCTATCTGACCACCAACCTCTCGCCCGGCGGCATGATCACCCCGGGCTGGCTGGCGCTGACCCTCGTCGAGGATCTGCAGCGGGCCGCGATGGTGGTCGGCGTGACCGTGCTCACCTATGTGGGCACGCTGCTGATGCAGAAGTTCGTGATCCTCTACGGCAAGCGGCTGTTCGCCGCGGTCGTGCTGCTCGGCGTGACGCTCCAGGCGACCGTGATGATCATCCTGTCGCTGGAGTTCCCGCTGATGTACGCGAACCAGACCCTCGGCTTCATCGTCCCCGGACTGATCGCCTACCAGTTGGTCCGCCAGCCCCGGGGGGCCACCCTGCTGTCCACCGGGTCGGTGACGCTGATGGCCTATGTCGTCCTCACCGCCGGAATCCTCCTCGGCGTCATGCCGTCCGCCTGA
- a CDS encoding NlpC/P60 family protein: MPPKKKRPVLHAATVLALLGASGYLTVELRKDEQAKTPATQAVIDELNLEGGTGRPGGKQTWERLKNPERTILRGENGQILATFTDRARTATLRGPSRTFSEPVNTKSKVITEDWVRLMPEAWTAGAEKEQWFKSWFKENYGSEKEDLFAIAFQYVQGAPVKKDAQGIPYAGDAVFGPFKPDGVDRLEQNDFYDYLGISYTFRNGTTLAPRQDRYRALDCSGFIRMVMGYRARFPLMATNALGDGLPRTADGMARSKTGVDVIKMQGPAPWYTRPTNIDLLQPGDLLFFKMDHRTGNHMDHVALYLGLDTDGHRVFVSSRKEQNGPTIGDNGGVSRIDGNGFYAGLFRSAKRL; the protein is encoded by the coding sequence ATGCCACCCAAGAAGAAACGCCCCGTCCTGCACGCCGCCACCGTGCTCGCGCTGCTCGGCGCCAGCGGCTATCTGACCGTGGAGCTCAGAAAGGACGAGCAGGCCAAGACGCCCGCCACCCAGGCGGTCATCGACGAGCTGAACCTGGAAGGCGGCACCGGCCGGCCGGGCGGCAAGCAGACCTGGGAGCGGCTGAAGAACCCCGAGCGCACCATCCTGCGCGGTGAGAACGGCCAGATCCTCGCCACCTTCACCGACCGCGCCCGCACCGCCACCCTGCGTGGCCCCTCCCGTACCTTCAGCGAGCCCGTCAACACCAAGTCCAAGGTGATCACCGAGGACTGGGTGCGGCTGATGCCGGAGGCGTGGACCGCGGGCGCCGAGAAGGAGCAGTGGTTCAAGAGCTGGTTCAAGGAGAACTACGGCAGCGAGAAGGAGGACCTCTTCGCGATCGCCTTCCAGTATGTGCAGGGCGCGCCGGTCAAGAAGGACGCCCAGGGCATCCCGTACGCGGGCGACGCGGTCTTCGGACCGTTCAAGCCGGACGGCGTGGACCGTCTGGAGCAGAACGACTTCTACGACTACCTCGGCATCTCCTACACCTTCCGCAACGGCACCACGCTGGCCCCGCGCCAGGACCGCTACCGGGCGCTGGACTGCTCCGGCTTCATCCGCATGGTGATGGGCTACCGCGCCCGCTTCCCCCTGATGGCGACCAACGCCCTCGGCGACGGCCTGCCGCGCACCGCCGACGGCATGGCCCGCTCCAAGACCGGCGTCGACGTCATCAAGATGCAGGGCCCCGCCCCCTGGTACACCCGGCCCACCAACATCGACCTTCTGCAACCTGGTGACCTGTTGTTCTTCAAGATGGATCACCGCACCGGCAACCATATGGACCATGTCGCGTTGTACCTGGGGCTGGACACCGACGGCCACCGGGTCTTCGTCTCCAGCCGCAAGGAGCAGAACGGCCCCACCATCGGCGACAACGGCGGTGTCTCCCGGATCGACGGCAACGGCTTCTACGCCGGGCTCTTCCGCAGCGCCAAGCGCCTCTGA
- a CDS encoding Fur family transcriptional regulator: MTASQTPTTAEELRGAGLRVTAARVALLETVRDGDHLGVEAIASGVRDRVGHISLQAVYEALHAMTAAGLVRRIEPAGNPVRFEGRVGDNHHHVVCRSCDAVADVDCAAGEAPCLTASDDHGFSIDEAEVIYWGLCSDCSTATSS, encoded by the coding sequence ATGACCGCATCCCAGACTCCGACCACTGCCGAGGAGCTGCGCGGTGCCGGCCTGCGGGTGACGGCCGCCCGTGTCGCGCTGCTCGAAACCGTCCGGGACGGCGACCACCTCGGCGTCGAGGCGATCGCCTCCGGGGTACGCGATCGCGTCGGCCACATCTCCCTGCAGGCCGTGTACGAGGCCCTCCACGCGATGACCGCGGCGGGCCTCGTACGCCGCATCGAACCGGCCGGCAACCCCGTCCGGTTCGAAGGACGCGTCGGGGACAACCACCACCACGTCGTGTGCCGGTCGTGTGATGCCGTCGCCGATGTCGACTGTGCCGCCGGTGAGGCGCCCTGCCTGACCGCGTCCGACGACCACGGCTTCTCGATCGACGAGGCCGAGGTCATCTACTGGGGCCTGTGCTCCGACTGTTCCACCGCCACGAGTTCCTGA
- the katG gene encoding catalase/peroxidase HPI — MSENHEAIVVDAKTEEAGGCPVAHERAPHPTQGGGNRQWWPERLNLKILAKNPAVANPLDEGFDYAEAFQGLDLAAVKQDIAEVLTTSQDWWPADFGHYGPFMIRMAWHSAGTYRISDGRGGAGAGQQRFAPLNSWPDNGNLDKARRLLWPVKKKYGQALSWADLMVLTGNVALESMGFTTFGFGGGREDVWESEEDVYWGPESTWLGDERYTGDRELENPLGAVQMGLIYVNPEGPNGNPDPIAAARDIRETFRRMAMNDEETVALIAGGHTFGKTHGAGPADHVGADPEAATIEEQGLGWRNTYGTGKGADAITSGLEVTWTTTPTQWSNNFFENLFGYEWELTKSPAGAHQWRPKEGAGEGTVPHAHDSSKKIAPNMLTTDLALRLDPVYEPISRRFYEHPDQFADAFARAWFKLTHRDMGPKSLYLGPEVPAETLLWQDPLPEAEGEVIDAADITALKAKLLDAGLSVAQLVSTAWASASTYRGSDKRGGANGARIRLEPQRDWEVNEPGELATVLRALEGVQQAFNAGAGAKKVSLADLIVLGGAAAVEKAAKDAGHDIEVPFTPGRVDATEEQTDAESFVALEPTADGFRNYVGKGNRLPAEYLLLDRANLLTLSGPEMTALVGGLRVLGANYQQSAAGVLTETPGVLTNDFFVNLLDMGTTWKATSEDQSTFEGRDGATGAVKWTGTRADLVFGSNSELRALAEVYASDDAKEKFVKDFVAAWVKVSNLDRIDLV; from the coding sequence ATGTCCGAGAACCATGAGGCAATCGTCGTAGACGCGAAGACGGAGGAGGCGGGGGGCTGCCCGGTCGCGCACGAGCGCGCTCCGCATCCGACTCAGGGGGGCGGCAACCGTCAGTGGTGGCCGGAGCGGCTCAATCTGAAGATCCTGGCCAAGAACCCCGCCGTGGCGAACCCCCTGGACGAGGGGTTCGACTACGCGGAGGCCTTCCAGGGGCTCGACCTCGCGGCGGTGAAGCAGGACATCGCCGAGGTGCTGACGACCTCGCAGGACTGGTGGCCGGCCGACTTCGGCCACTACGGCCCGTTCATGATCCGTATGGCGTGGCACAGCGCGGGCACCTACCGGATCAGCGACGGCCGCGGTGGCGCGGGCGCCGGTCAGCAGCGCTTCGCCCCGCTCAATAGCTGGCCGGACAACGGCAACCTGGACAAGGCGCGCCGTCTGCTGTGGCCGGTGAAGAAGAAGTACGGCCAGGCCCTGTCCTGGGCCGACCTGATGGTCCTCACCGGCAATGTCGCCCTGGAGTCCATGGGCTTCACCACCTTCGGCTTCGGCGGCGGCCGCGAGGACGTCTGGGAGTCCGAGGAGGACGTGTACTGGGGCCCGGAGAGCACCTGGCTCGGGGACGAGCGCTACACCGGTGACCGCGAGCTGGAGAACCCGCTCGGCGCCGTGCAGATGGGTCTGATCTACGTCAACCCGGAGGGCCCGAACGGAAACCCGGACCCGATCGCGGCGGCCCGCGACATCCGCGAGACCTTCCGCCGGATGGCGATGAACGACGAGGAGACGGTCGCGCTGATCGCGGGCGGCCACACCTTCGGCAAGACCCACGGCGCGGGCCCGGCCGACCACGTCGGCGCGGACCCCGAGGCCGCCACCATCGAGGAGCAGGGCCTGGGCTGGCGGAACACCTACGGCACCGGCAAGGGCGCGGACGCCATCACCTCGGGCCTCGAGGTCACCTGGACCACCACGCCCACCCAGTGGAGCAACAACTTCTTCGAGAACCTCTTCGGCTACGAGTGGGAGCTGACCAAGAGCCCGGCCGGCGCCCACCAGTGGCGGCCGAAGGAGGGCGCGGGCGAGGGCACGGTGCCGCACGCCCACGACTCCTCGAAGAAGATCGCCCCGAACATGCTCACCACCGACCTGGCGCTGCGCCTCGACCCGGTCTACGAGCCGATCTCCCGCCGGTTCTACGAGCACCCCGACCAGTTCGCGGACGCCTTCGCCCGCGCCTGGTTCAAGCTGACCCACCGCGACATGGGCCCCAAGTCGCTGTACCTGGGCCCGGAGGTCCCGGCGGAGACCCTGCTGTGGCAGGACCCGCTGCCGGAGGCCGAGGGCGAGGTCATCGACGCCGCGGACATCACGGCCCTCAAGGCCAAGCTCCTCGACGCGGGCCTGAGCGTCGCCCAGCTCGTCTCCACGGCGTGGGCGTCGGCCTCGACCTACCGCGGCAGCGACAAGCGCGGCGGCGCCAACGGCGCGCGCATCCGCCTCGAGCCGCAGCGCGACTGGGAGGTCAACGAGCCCGGTGAGCTCGCCACCGTGCTGCGCGCCCTCGAGGGCGTCCAGCAGGCGTTCAACGCCGGTGCCGGTGCGAAGAAGGTGTCGCTGGCCGACCTGATCGTGCTCGGCGGTGCGGCCGCCGTGGAGAAGGCCGCCAAGGACGCCGGACACGACATCGAGGTGCCCTTCACTCCGGGCCGTGTCGACGCGACCGAGGAGCAGACCGACGCGGAGTCCTTCGTCGCGCTGGAGCCGACCGCCGACGGGTTCCGCAACTACGTCGGCAAGGGCAACCGCCTCCCGGCCGAGTACCTGCTGCTCGACCGGGCCAACCTGCTCACCCTGAGCGGCCCGGAGATGACGGCCCTCGTCGGTGGCCTGCGGGTGCTGGGCGCCAACTACCAGCAGTCGGCGGCCGGTGTCCTCACCGAGACGCCCGGAGTGCTGACCAACGACTTCTTCGTCAACCTGCTCGACATGGGCACGACGTGGAAGGCCACCTCGGAGGACCAGAGCACCTTCGAGGGCCGCGACGGCGCCACCGGTGCGGTCAAGTGGACCGGCACCCGGGCCGACCTGGTCTTCGGCTCCAACTCCGAGCTGCGGGCGCTCGCCGAGGTCTACGCGAGCGATGACGCGAAGGAGAAGTTCGTGAAGGACTTCGTCGCCGCCTGGGTCAAGGTCTCCAACCTCGACCGGATCGACCTCGTCTGA
- a CDS encoding class F sortase, which yields MTPFSRRAFTTAAMASLLVGCGGHPARQATAGPGSGRTSPPSPTPVKAARPLGRSVPVRLLIPAIDVDTPVMRLGLARDGSVRVPPVTEHDQAGWYRHSPTPGQVGPSVILGHVTVGDYGDGVFRHLARLRRGDRVVARLENGTAAVFAITAVRTVAKADFPADDVYGDVDRPELRLITCGGPRSGDGYLDNVIVFAALTSAGS from the coding sequence ATGACCCCGTTCTCCAGGCGCGCGTTCACCACGGCGGCGATGGCCTCGCTGCTCGTGGGCTGCGGCGGCCATCCGGCCCGGCAGGCCACGGCCGGACCAGGTTCCGGGAGGACCTCACCGCCTTCCCCGACCCCCGTGAAGGCGGCGCGTCCCCTGGGGCGTTCGGTCCCGGTCCGGCTGCTGATCCCGGCCATCGACGTCGACACCCCGGTCATGCGGCTGGGGCTGGCGCGGGACGGAAGTGTGCGGGTGCCGCCGGTCACGGAGCACGACCAGGCGGGCTGGTACCGGCACTCGCCGACACCGGGACAGGTCGGCCCGTCGGTCATCCTCGGCCATGTGACGGTCGGCGACTACGGTGACGGGGTCTTCCGCCACCTCGCCCGGCTGCGCCGGGGCGACCGGGTCGTGGCGCGCCTGGAGAACGGCACGGCGGCGGTGTTCGCCATCACCGCCGTACGGACGGTGGCCAAGGCGGACTTCCCGGCGGACGACGTCTACGGGGACGTGGACCGTCCGGAGCTGCGGCTGATCACCTGTGGTGGCCCGCGCTCCGGCGACGGCTACCTCGACAACGTGATCGTCTTCGCCGCGCTGACCTCCGCCGGCTCCTGA
- a CDS encoding RNA polymerase sigma factor: protein MKRSRDRAASELFAALYPRLAGWCRRLVDDDETAHEIASEAFTRLWARWTSVEEPRGFLYVTAANLVRDHWRKMERERKAMRRATSEAALRPHAEQSDPSVRLLVQSLPERLRVPILLHYYADMPIREVSVLTGRKEGTVKADLHAARELLRVHLRRSLDPTL, encoded by the coding sequence TTGAAACGGTCCCGTGACAGGGCGGCGTCCGAGCTGTTCGCCGCCCTCTACCCACGCCTCGCCGGCTGGTGCCGCCGGCTCGTCGACGACGACGAGACAGCCCATGAGATCGCCTCCGAGGCGTTCACCCGGCTCTGGGCCCGCTGGACGTCCGTGGAGGAGCCGCGTGGCTTCCTCTACGTCACCGCGGCCAATCTCGTCCGGGACCACTGGCGCAAGATGGAGCGCGAGCGCAAGGCCATGCGCCGGGCCACCTCCGAAGCCGCCCTCCGCCCCCACGCCGAACAGTCCGACCCGTCGGTACGTCTGCTCGTACAGTCGCTGCCGGAACGACTGCGCGTGCCGATCCTGCTGCACTACTACGCTGATATGCCGATCCGGGAGGTGTCCGTACTGACCGGGCGCAAGGAAGGAACCGTCAAGGCCGACCTCCACGCGGCCAGAGAACTGCTCCGCGTCCATCTGAGGAGAAGCCTTGACCCCACACTTTGA
- a CDS encoding solute symporter family protein codes for MTLQIAARTTGSPIINLSVFFAFVLITLFVVYKATNRNSTTSDYYAAGSAFTGVQNGIALSGDFLSAASFLGISGAIAVHGYDGFLYSVGWLVAWLVALLLVGERLRNTGRFTVGDVMAYRMKQRPVRAAAANSTLVITFFYMLAQMAGAGGLIALLLNVHSKGGQALIITGVGLVMVFYVLVGGMKGTTWVQIIKAGLLLICVTFMSVFLLGKFGFSFSAILDQAAQNSSLGADLLNPGGWYGENSMTKLDFVSLSLSLVLGISSLPHVLMRFYTVPDAKEARRSVVWCSWSMFIFYLSILIVGYGATALVGSDRIVNAPGGENSAAPLLAFEIGGAMLLGVVSAVAFATILAVVAGLTLAASASFAHDVYANVIRDGKADPRSEIRVARLTALVIGFMAILGGIVTNGQNVAFLVSLALALAASANLPTILYTLFWKRFNTTGTLWSIYGGLGSGLVLIIFSPAISGSSTSIIKGVDFHWFPLTNPGLVSIPLSFLCGFLGTIFSKDSSDSKKQAEMEVRSLTGIGSKA; via the coding sequence ATGACATTGCAGATCGCAGCCCGCACGACCGGCAGCCCGATAATCAACCTGAGCGTCTTCTTCGCTTTCGTCCTCATCACGCTGTTCGTCGTCTACAAGGCCACCAACAGAAATTCGACGACCTCCGACTACTACGCCGCGGGCAGCGCCTTCACCGGCGTCCAGAACGGCATCGCCCTGTCCGGCGACTTCCTCTCCGCGGCCTCGTTCCTCGGCATCTCGGGGGCGATCGCCGTCCATGGCTACGACGGGTTCCTCTACTCCGTGGGGTGGCTCGTGGCGTGGCTGGTGGCCCTCCTGCTCGTCGGGGAGCGGCTGCGCAACACCGGGCGGTTCACGGTCGGCGATGTGATGGCCTACCGCATGAAGCAGCGCCCGGTGCGCGCGGCGGCGGCCAACTCCACCCTGGTCATCACGTTCTTCTACATGCTCGCCCAGATGGCCGGTGCGGGTGGTCTGATCGCCCTGCTGCTCAATGTGCACAGCAAGGGCGGGCAGGCCCTCATCATCACCGGCGTCGGCCTCGTCATGGTCTTCTACGTCCTGGTGGGCGGCATGAAGGGCACGACCTGGGTGCAGATCATCAAGGCGGGCCTGCTGCTGATCTGCGTGACCTTCATGAGCGTGTTCCTGCTCGGCAAGTTCGGGTTCAGCTTCTCGGCGATCCTCGACCAGGCGGCGCAGAACAGCTCGCTGGGCGCGGATCTGCTCAATCCTGGTGGCTGGTACGGCGAGAACTCAATGACCAAGCTCGACTTCGTCTCGCTGTCGCTGTCGCTGGTCCTCGGCATCTCCAGCCTGCCGCACGTGCTGATGCGCTTCTACACCGTGCCCGACGCCAAGGAGGCCCGGCGTTCGGTGGTCTGGTGCTCCTGGTCGATGTTCATCTTCTACCTGTCGATCCTGATCGTCGGGTACGGCGCCACCGCGCTGGTCGGCTCGGACCGGATCGTCAACGCCCCCGGCGGCGAGAACTCCGCCGCTCCCCTGCTCGCCTTCGAGATCGGCGGCGCGATGCTGCTGGGCGTCGTCTCCGCGGTGGCCTTCGCGACGATCCTCGCGGTGGTGGCCGGGCTGACCCTGGCCGCCTCGGCCTCGTTCGCCCATGACGTGTACGCCAACGTGATCCGCGACGGCAAGGCCGACCCGCGCTCCGAGATCCGGGTCGCGCGGCTGACGGCGCTCGTGATCGGTTTCATGGCCATCCTCGGCGGCATCGTCACCAACGGCCAGAACGTGGCGTTCCTGGTGTCGTTGGCCCTGGCGCTCGCCGCGTCCGCCAATCTGCCGACGATCCTCTACACGCTGTTCTGGAAGCGGTTCAATACGACCGGGACGCTGTGGAGCATCTACGGCGGCCTGGGGTCCGGCCTGGTGCTCATCATCTTCTCGCCAGCGATCTCGGGCAGTTCCACGTCGATCATCAAGGGCGTGGACTTCCACTGGTTCCCCCTCACCAACCCCGGCCTGGTGTCGATTCCGCTCTCCTTCCTCTGCGGATTCCTCGGCACGATCTTCAGCAAGGATTCCTCGGACTCCAAGAAGCAGGCGGAGATGGAGGTCCGGTCGCTGACCGGCATCGGTTCGAAGGCGTAA